From a region of the SAR324 cluster bacterium genome:
- a CDS encoding SDR family oxidoreductase, which produces MKRLQNKNILLTAAAQGIGHASLLRFLEEGATVWATDINLKTLEALSHSEQQLKLRKLDVCDPGAIAKLIEEIGKIDVLFNCAGFVHSGTILECTEDDWDMAFEINVRSMYRLAKTTIPRMVSNGGGVIINMASVASSVKGVPNRFVYGTSKAAVIGLTKAIAADFVSQGIRCNAICPGTVETPSLNERMVAQGGDLEQVRSAFVARQPMGRIGTPEEIANLAVYLASDESSYTTGAVFAIDGGMTI; this is translated from the coding sequence ATGAAACGACTCCAAAACAAAAATATTCTCCTGACCGCTGCTGCCCAAGGTATTGGCCATGCGTCCTTATTGAGATTTCTTGAAGAAGGAGCCACGGTCTGGGCTACTGACATCAACCTGAAGACCCTCGAAGCCCTGAGCCACTCCGAGCAACAATTGAAATTACGCAAACTGGATGTCTGTGATCCTGGCGCAATCGCAAAACTGATTGAAGAAATTGGCAAAATTGATGTTCTTTTCAACTGTGCTGGTTTTGTACACAGTGGCACCATCCTAGAGTGTACCGAGGATGATTGGGACATGGCTTTTGAAATCAATGTTCGCTCCATGTATCGACTTGCCAAGACTACTATCCCAAGGATGGTTTCTAATGGTGGTGGGGTCATCATCAATATGGCTTCAGTAGCTTCCAGTGTCAAAGGTGTCCCAAACCGCTTTGTTTATGGAACCTCTAAGGCAGCTGTCATCGGACTTACCAAAGCCATCGCAGCAGATTTCGTGAGTCAGGGCATACGCTGTAACGCCATTTGTCCAGGCACTGTTGAAACTCCATCACTCAACGAAAGAATGGTGGCTCAAGGGGGTGATTTGGAACAAGTCAGGTCTGCTTTTGTTGCTCGCCAACCCATGGGGCGCATCGGCACACCCGAAGAGATAGCGAATTTGGCAGTTTACCTTGCCTCAGATGAATCCTCTTACACTACTGGTGCCGTCTTTGCGATTGACGGTGGCATGACCATTTGA
- a CDS encoding fumarylacetoacetate hydrolase family protein, which produces MKLIRYGEPNQERPGLFDNFGKLRDLSQVIPDLTGEYLLPDSIQRLRELDVNGLPEVNGNPRIGPCVSQIGKFICIGLNYSDHAAESGMQVPPEPVIFFKATSAVCGPNDNLIIPRGSTKTDWEVELGFVIGKQGKYLTEEEALDHVAGYCVIHDVSERAYQLERSGQWVKGKSCDTFGPIGPWLVTTDEISDPQNLRLWLEVDGHRYQDGTTSTMVYGVAHLVAYLSQFFTLHPGDVISTGTPPGVGMGVKPNPVYLQPGQEVRLGVDGLGEQRQITVADE; this is translated from the coding sequence GTGAAACTAATCCGTTACGGTGAACCCAACCAAGAACGACCAGGGCTTTTTGATAATTTTGGCAAGCTCCGAGACTTATCTCAGGTTATTCCAGACTTAACTGGAGAATACCTACTGCCTGATTCGATACAGCGCCTTCGTGAGCTTGATGTTAATGGATTGCCCGAGGTCAATGGTAATCCGCGTATTGGCCCCTGTGTAAGTCAAATTGGCAAATTCATTTGCATTGGCCTGAACTACTCTGATCATGCAGCCGAATCAGGAATGCAAGTTCCACCAGAACCCGTGATTTTCTTCAAGGCCACCAGTGCGGTCTGCGGCCCGAACGACAACCTCATCATTCCACGTGGTTCTACCAAGACCGATTGGGAGGTGGAGTTGGGTTTCGTCATTGGGAAACAGGGTAAATACCTGACAGAAGAAGAAGCACTGGATCACGTTGCAGGGTATTGTGTGATTCATGACGTCTCCGAACGTGCATATCAGTTGGAGAGGTCTGGTCAATGGGTCAAGGGGAAGAGTTGCGATACTTTTGGGCCAATCGGTCCGTGGCTAGTAACGACAGATGAGATTTCTGACCCTCAAAATCTTAGACTTTGGCTAGAAGTGGATGGTCATCGTTATCAGGACGGTACAACAAGCACAATGGTCTATGGAGTGGCACACCTGGTTGCGTATCTCAGTCAATTTTTCACTTTACATCCTGGTGATGTGATTTCTACAGGGACACCACCAGGTGTTGGAATGGGCGTAAAGCCAAATCCAGTCTACTTACAACCTGGACAAGAAGTTCGGCTCGGAGTCGATGGGTTGGGCGAGCAACGACAAATCACAGTAGCGGATGAATAG
- the eno gene encoding phosphopyruvate hydratase: protein MLRNRILSVSAMEILDSRGNPTLRATVLLEDGTQADASVPSGASTGENEALELRDGDKKRYGGKGVLTAVSHVNTRIAPELCGLQPDNQAEIDRVMLELDGTPTKKKLGANAILGVSIAVAKAAAISHQMPLYQYLGGVGSFRLPVPMMNILNGGEHADNSVDLQEFMVMPNGCSTFREALRAGAEVFHALKKILLKKNYATGVGDEGGFAPNLGSNEEACDLIIEAIQAAGYLPGKDISLALDAAASSFCDKQNGQYDFRWSGTGRRSSEEMLQFYREMCEKYPVISIEDPLDENDWSGFTAMTEQLGEMVQIVGDDLFVTNTRFVQQGIESNAANAVLIKLNQIGTVTETVETVQLCQKAGWNYIISHRSGETEDTFMADFAVAMGGGQIKTGSTSRSERIAKYNRLLEIEASLGASAQFGR, encoded by the coding sequence GTGCTTCGTAATCGAATCCTATCTGTCTCAGCAATGGAAATCTTGGATTCCCGAGGGAACCCAACCCTGAGAGCTACTGTTCTTCTGGAAGATGGGACCCAAGCTGACGCTTCTGTTCCTTCCGGAGCCTCGACTGGTGAAAATGAAGCTCTGGAACTGCGAGATGGTGATAAGAAACGCTATGGGGGAAAAGGGGTTCTTACGGCGGTTAGCCATGTGAACACTCGAATTGCTCCTGAATTATGTGGCTTACAACCAGATAATCAAGCAGAGATTGATCGAGTTATGTTGGAGTTGGATGGAACACCAACAAAGAAAAAACTAGGCGCCAATGCCATTCTTGGGGTTTCGATTGCTGTTGCGAAGGCCGCTGCCATCTCACACCAAATGCCACTCTACCAATATCTTGGAGGAGTTGGGTCATTTCGACTACCAGTACCCATGATGAATATCCTCAATGGTGGCGAGCATGCTGACAACAGCGTGGATTTGCAAGAATTCATGGTAATGCCCAACGGGTGTTCAACTTTTCGTGAAGCTCTGCGAGCTGGAGCCGAAGTATTTCATGCCTTGAAAAAGATACTTTTGAAGAAAAACTATGCAACTGGAGTGGGTGACGAGGGAGGGTTTGCTCCAAATCTAGGTAGCAACGAAGAAGCTTGTGATCTGATCATTGAGGCGATTCAAGCGGCTGGTTACTTGCCAGGTAAGGATATTTCTCTTGCGCTAGATGCTGCTGCAAGCTCATTCTGTGACAAGCAAAATGGACAATACGACTTCCGTTGGTCTGGAACTGGCAGGCGGTCCAGTGAAGAAATGTTGCAATTCTATCGAGAAATGTGCGAAAAGTACCCGGTTATCTCGATTGAGGATCCTCTGGACGAAAATGATTGGTCAGGCTTCACAGCGATGACTGAACAACTTGGGGAGATGGTACAGATCGTCGGTGATGACCTCTTCGTGACCAACACACGATTTGTTCAGCAGGGAATTGAGAGCAATGCTGCTAATGCGGTTTTGATCAAGCTCAACCAGATTGGCACAGTCACCGAGACTGTTGAAACTGTACAACTCTGTCAAAAAGCGGGCTGGAACTACATCATCTCTCATCGCAGCGGTGAAACCGAAGATACTTTCATGGCAGATTTCGCAGTAGCCATGGGAGGGGGACAAATTAAGACTGGCTCCACGTCACGTAGTGAGCGAATCGCAAAATATAATCGCCTGCTCGAAATAGAGGCAAGTCTAGGTGCTTCGGCACAATTTGGACGCTAG
- a CDS encoding phosphoglycerate dehydrogenase has protein sequence MDVFVSTYPFGTDDPQPRKLLDDSNFNVSYNELSRKLTVDELIERAGKTRVLLAGTENLMPFLEQNPNLEMISRVGIGLDGVPLNECKRRGIRVSFTPDAVTMAVVELTIGLMLSASRHVGNLDRRLRDGQWSRPSGRRLEHSVIGLFGFGRIGSRVAHILTSFQPKKVLVHDSLDKSEEIQALRNHGLQIRQVEFEEMLTKSNLLSIHVPLYNKTRHRIGLEELKLMPSGSTLVNTARGGIVEEGALATALQNGILASAAIDVFELEPYKGPLTELENLIITPHIGSCSYDCRFRMELESAEEALRHLRGEPLQRKVSDREYEYQL, from the coding sequence ATGGATGTCTTTGTTTCTACCTATCCTTTTGGAACAGATGATCCGCAACCTCGAAAGTTGCTCGATGATTCGAATTTCAACGTGAGTTACAATGAATTAAGCCGCAAGCTCACTGTAGATGAATTGATTGAACGTGCTGGTAAGACAAGAGTCCTTCTCGCTGGTACAGAAAATTTGATGCCTTTTTTGGAGCAAAACCCAAATCTTGAAATGATTTCTAGAGTGGGTATTGGTCTGGATGGCGTCCCACTGAATGAATGTAAGCGTAGGGGGATTCGTGTGAGCTTCACCCCTGACGCTGTAACAATGGCCGTTGTAGAACTGACGATTGGGCTAATGCTATCTGCGAGTCGGCATGTTGGGAATTTGGATCGCAGGCTCAGAGATGGTCAATGGAGTCGGCCAAGTGGTCGGAGGCTTGAGCATTCAGTGATTGGACTTTTTGGCTTTGGCAGGATTGGCAGTCGGGTAGCTCATATTTTAACATCCTTTCAGCCCAAAAAAGTTCTAGTACATGACAGTTTAGACAAATCAGAGGAAATCCAAGCTTTGCGTAATCATGGGTTACAGATTCGGCAGGTTGAATTTGAAGAGATGCTGACCAAGTCTAATCTTCTATCGATCCATGTACCGCTTTACAATAAAACTCGTCATCGGATTGGGCTAGAAGAACTGAAGCTGATGCCTTCGGGTTCGACTCTGGTTAATACTGCAAGGGGTGGAATCGTTGAGGAAGGAGCTTTAGCTACCGCCTTACAAAACGGCATTTTAGCAAGTGCTGCTATTGATGTTTTTGAGTTGGAGCCCTACAAAGGACCGCTGACGGAATTGGAGAATCTAATCATTACGCCTCATATTGGTTCTTGCTCATACGATTGTCGATTTCGGATGGAACTGGAATCAGCAGAAGAAGCACTTCGACACTTACGCGGGGAGCCTCTTCAACGAAAAGTCTCTGATCGAGAGTACGAATATCAATTATAA
- a CDS encoding ComEC/Rec2 family competence protein, producing the protein MLLWSYVFLLEFPIPALRAVSMITLWLLFRELGNRLPTLFTLWVTALWFLVVDWSVVLTVSFQLSFVVVAFLVGVSHSRIFEVHGWSKWLVDSLVITTFASLGTLPILLNTFGRVSLEVFWLNLILVPMMAIWILPVCLVGLAWSSFWLWSPPEMLGERFIFGVIEFSLEAWLNLLRWLQWEEWRFEVKGEWEPQFYLVYYATLLGLLGLGKKFSSRRLYN; encoded by the coding sequence ATGTTGCTTTGGAGTTATGTATTCCTACTCGAATTTCCAATCCCAGCCCTACGGGCGGTATCCATGATTACTCTGTGGTTGCTATTTCGTGAATTGGGCAACCGCTTGCCAACTCTCTTTACCCTTTGGGTGACAGCTTTATGGTTTTTGGTGGTGGATTGGAGTGTGGTGCTGACAGTTTCATTTCAACTCTCCTTTGTGGTAGTAGCTTTCTTGGTTGGAGTGAGTCATTCAAGAATTTTTGAAGTACATGGCTGGTCGAAGTGGCTAGTCGATAGCCTTGTCATCACGACTTTTGCTTCATTGGGGACATTACCAATCTTGTTGAATACTTTTGGGAGGGTTTCGCTGGAGGTTTTCTGGTTGAACCTGATTCTTGTTCCCATGATGGCAATTTGGATTCTGCCAGTCTGCCTAGTAGGACTGGCCTGGAGTAGCTTTTGGCTCTGGTCACCACCAGAGATGCTTGGGGAAAGATTCATTTTTGGTGTGATCGAGTTCAGCCTAGAAGCTTGGCTGAATCTACTTCGTTGGCTGCAATGGGAAGAGTGGCGTTTTGAGGTCAAAGGAGAATGGGAACCCCAGTTCTATTTGGTCTATTATGCAACTCTGTTAGGACTACTGGGGTTGGGGAAGAAGTTTAGTAGTAGGAGGCTTTATAATTGA
- a CDS encoding altronate dehydratase family protein, translating into MAALLQLNERDNVRIALQKMSAGSEAEGLRILDEIPSGHKVAIQQIEKDAAIVKYGQVIGFANEPIGPGQHVHNHNVMVHTFEREHNFGSRARGTNFVENQATFEGFHREDGRVGTRNYVGILTSVNCSATVAKAIATAFSDEMVHSEFPNVDGVVAFTHGTGCGQNIDGQGLAMLRRVISGYAVHPNIGGALILGLGCEVNQVPALLENQGLSHSNRLKTGTIQESGGTRKTIERGIGMVKELLQEANRSERKTAKAEHLSLSLQCGGSDGYSGITANPSLGAAADLLVRHGGSAVLSETPEVYGAEHLLTSRAVGPEVGKKLLERILWWEEYTARNGGEMNNNPSPGNKAGGLTTILEKSLGAVAKGGTSDMVAVYEYAERQNTRGFAFMDSPGYDPVSVTGQVASGCNLVCFTTGRGSVYGCKPAPSLKLATNTPMFQRMEEDMDINCGLIVDGQSSVQELGEKIFNRLLEVASGSPTKSESLGFGDNEFLPWQIGAVM; encoded by the coding sequence ATGGCGGCCTTACTACAGTTGAATGAACGGGACAACGTACGCATTGCCTTACAAAAAATGTCTGCTGGCTCCGAGGCGGAAGGGCTACGGATTTTGGATGAAATTCCTTCTGGGCATAAGGTTGCCATTCAACAGATTGAAAAAGACGCAGCTATTGTCAAATATGGCCAAGTGATTGGTTTTGCCAATGAACCGATTGGTCCCGGACAGCACGTACATAACCACAACGTTATGGTCCACACCTTCGAGCGTGAACACAATTTTGGTAGCCGAGCTCGGGGAACCAACTTTGTGGAAAACCAGGCCACTTTTGAAGGTTTTCACCGAGAAGATGGTCGAGTGGGTACAAGGAACTACGTTGGGATTCTAACTTCTGTTAATTGCTCGGCCACTGTTGCCAAAGCAATTGCTACAGCCTTTTCTGATGAGATGGTCCACTCTGAATTTCCTAATGTCGATGGAGTTGTCGCCTTTACCCACGGAACAGGTTGTGGGCAGAATATTGATGGCCAAGGTCTGGCGATGCTACGCAGGGTCATCTCTGGTTATGCAGTTCATCCAAATATTGGTGGTGCCTTGATCCTGGGGTTGGGATGTGAAGTCAATCAAGTTCCAGCACTTTTGGAAAATCAAGGTCTCTCGCACTCAAATCGCTTAAAGACTGGTACCATTCAAGAGAGTGGAGGAACTCGAAAAACGATTGAGCGTGGGATTGGGATGGTCAAGGAGCTATTGCAGGAAGCTAATCGATCTGAGCGGAAAACGGCTAAGGCTGAACACCTCAGTCTAAGCCTGCAGTGTGGCGGCTCCGATGGATATTCAGGGATTACAGCAAACCCCTCACTGGGAGCTGCTGCAGATTTGTTGGTACGCCATGGTGGTAGTGCTGTTTTGAGCGAGACCCCTGAAGTCTACGGCGCAGAACACTTACTGACAAGCCGTGCAGTTGGACCAGAAGTTGGAAAAAAACTTCTAGAGCGAATCCTTTGGTGGGAAGAATACACTGCTCGGAACGGTGGGGAGATGAACAACAATCCTTCACCTGGAAACAAAGCAGGAGGGCTGACAACCATTCTTGAGAAATCACTCGGGGCTGTGGCCAAGGGCGGCACTTCCGACATGGTCGCAGTCTATGAATATGCTGAACGCCAAAATACTCGTGGCTTTGCTTTCATGGATTCCCCTGGTTATGACCCTGTATCCGTGACTGGACAGGTCGCTTCTGGTTGTAATCTTGTCTGCTTCACTACAGGCCGAGGTTCAGTCTATGGTTGTAAACCAGCACCAAGTTTAAAACTAGCGACCAATACTCCGATGTTCCAAAGAATGGAAGAAGACATGGACATCAATTGTGGGTTGATCGTAGACGGACAATCCAGTGTTCAGGAGTTAGGTGAGAAGATCTTCAACAGGCTTTTGGAAGTGGCTTCGGGCAGTCCAACCAAGAGTGAATCTCTTGGATTTGGAGACAACGAGTTTTTACCCTGGCAAATTGGTGCGGTGATGTAG
- a CDS encoding polymer-forming cytoskeletal protein — protein MFWKRKSAKVTQAETVYLPKGSQGSGHWNCTTPVRIGGYFEGRLDCSGLLLIEASGELFADAWVRQAVIHGRVDGDLYCQEQLVLHPTAEVTGNITVPPGGFVMLDGAKIGGGVRSWTKHQAEKSEEILQQLTRKTRGVPSRTELDDDDGFASDPEQLVEQSLHYLV, from the coding sequence ATGTTTTGGAAACGTAAGTCAGCGAAAGTAACCCAGGCGGAGACGGTTTATCTGCCCAAGGGGAGCCAGGGAAGCGGTCATTGGAACTGCACAACCCCTGTTCGAATTGGTGGTTACTTTGAAGGAAGACTGGATTGCTCCGGGTTGCTCCTCATCGAAGCCAGTGGAGAACTCTTTGCGGATGCGTGGGTTCGCCAAGCTGTCATACATGGACGTGTAGATGGTGACTTGTACTGCCAGGAACAATTAGTCTTGCATCCAACAGCAGAAGTTACCGGCAATATTACTGTGCCTCCTGGTGGATTCGTGATGTTGGACGGAGCAAAAATTGGTGGTGGTGTTCGCTCCTGGACAAAGCACCAAGCTGAGAAGAGCGAGGAAATTCTACAGCAATTGACTCGTAAAACGAGGGGAGTTCCCTCCAGAACAGAATTGGATGATGACGACGGTTTTGCGTCTGATCCAGAACAACTTGTCGAGCAGAGTCTTCACTACCTAGTATGA
- the crcB gene encoding fluoride efflux transporter CrcB has protein sequence MTLLQNFPWLWLLLGGSLGSLSRWWISRQLQIWLGDQFPYGTIFVNAVGSAAFGVFVVLLEKHSGARLLILSGFMGAFTTFSTFSYETVLLMQAGAWRTALLNVCLNLFVSLSLCGLGIWGTQTLRS, from the coding sequence TTGACTTTGTTACAAAATTTTCCTTGGCTCTGGTTGTTACTTGGCGGTAGTCTAGGGAGTCTAAGTAGGTGGTGGATCAGTCGGCAGTTGCAAATTTGGTTGGGAGATCAATTTCCTTACGGAACAATTTTTGTGAATGCTGTGGGCTCTGCCGCTTTTGGGGTTTTCGTAGTTCTACTGGAAAAGCACTCCGGGGCAAGACTACTCATTCTGAGTGGTTTCATGGGTGCCTTTACTACGTTCTCGACCTTTAGTTATGAGACTGTCCTCCTGATGCAAGCTGGTGCTTGGCGTACAGCATTACTGAATGTTTGCCTGAATTTGTTTGTAAGCTTGAGCTTGTGTGGTTTGGGTATTTGGGGAACCCAAACGCTCCGCTCCTAA